From Bacillus pumilus, one genomic window encodes:
- a CDS encoding PadR family transcriptional regulator, whose translation MRVLKYVILGLLDQCELTGYDITKHFKDSLGQFWSAKHSQIYPELKRLTEEGFIEFDIRIQGKKLEKKVYQITEAGKAELHQWLRTKDPIPETTKDEFMLKTFFISSMDNKEAADLFTHQLLERTKKIDMLEQKLHALTEEDPAAESLHSAQFGHYLVLTRAIEREKGYVRWLEQTLKRIDSSAL comes from the coding sequence ATGAGAGTTTTAAAATATGTCATTCTTGGTTTACTAGATCAGTGTGAGCTGACGGGATATGATATAACCAAACATTTTAAGGATTCCCTTGGACAGTTTTGGAGCGCGAAGCACAGCCAAATTTACCCTGAGCTGAAGCGTCTTACAGAAGAAGGGTTTATTGAATTTGATATTCGTATACAAGGAAAGAAGCTGGAGAAGAAGGTTTATCAAATCACAGAGGCAGGGAAAGCAGAATTGCATCAGTGGTTAAGGACAAAAGACCCGATACCAGAAACAACAAAGGATGAATTCATGCTCAAAACATTTTTCATCTCTTCCATGGACAACAAAGAAGCGGCTGACTTGTTTACACATCAACTGCTAGAGCGCACCAAAAAAATAGACATGCTAGAACAGAAGCTGCACGCTTTAACGGAGGAAGACCCTGCCGCTGAATCGCTTCATTCAGCGCAATTTGGGCATTACTTAGTGCTGACAAGGGCAATTGAAAGAGAAAAAGGCTATGTCCGCTGGCTCGAGCAGACCCTTAAACGGATTGATTCATCCGCGCTCTAA
- a CDS encoding nitric oxide synthase oxygenase: MSNQEALWNEAEAFISLCYEELSKSNEEKAARLHEIKQEIDSKGMYTHTQEELAHGAKMAWRNSNRCIGRLFWSTLQVHDCRHVKTEEEVKEALFHHIEYATNGGKIKPSITIFPPENHSQKEVVIYNHQLVRYAGYETEYGIIGDEASLELTKLCEAHGWKGEGTHFDILPLMFQLKDQPPVLYELPKEIVQEVEITHPEYEGFRDLGLKWYAVPIIADMKLEIGGIHYNAAPFNGWYMGTEIGARNLADENRYNMLKKVASILGLDTTKNASLWKDKAIVELNVAVLHSYREAGVTIVDHHTAAHQFKQFEKQEEKADRKLTGDWTWLIPPVSPAATHIFHKHYDNTIVKPNYFYQEKPYHGTEKA; the protein is encoded by the coding sequence TTGAGTAATCAAGAAGCGTTGTGGAATGAAGCAGAAGCTTTTATTTCTTTATGCTATGAAGAATTAAGCAAGTCAAATGAAGAGAAAGCAGCACGTCTGCATGAAATAAAACAAGAAATTGACTCTAAAGGGATGTATACTCACACACAAGAGGAATTGGCGCACGGGGCGAAAATGGCGTGGCGCAACAGCAACCGCTGCATTGGCCGTTTGTTTTGGTCAACCCTGCAAGTTCACGACTGCCGGCATGTGAAGACAGAAGAAGAGGTGAAAGAGGCACTCTTTCATCATATTGAGTATGCGACAAATGGTGGGAAAATCAAACCATCCATTACGATCTTTCCTCCAGAAAATCATTCGCAAAAGGAAGTCGTCATTTATAATCATCAGCTCGTTCGTTATGCAGGCTATGAGACGGAGTATGGCATCATTGGCGACGAGGCATCTCTTGAATTGACAAAGTTGTGTGAAGCCCATGGCTGGAAAGGGGAGGGCACGCATTTTGATATTCTGCCTCTCATGTTTCAGCTAAAGGATCAGCCGCCAGTTCTGTATGAGCTTCCGAAAGAAATCGTCCAAGAAGTCGAGATTACCCATCCTGAATATGAAGGATTTCGTGATTTAGGATTGAAATGGTACGCCGTTCCGATTATTGCTGATATGAAATTAGAGATTGGAGGTATTCATTACAATGCGGCACCGTTTAACGGATGGTATATGGGTACAGAAATTGGCGCACGTAACCTAGCCGATGAAAATCGCTACAATATGTTGAAAAAAGTTGCTTCTATTTTAGGGCTGGACACGACAAAGAATGCATCGCTTTGGAAGGACAAAGCCATTGTTGAGTTGAATGTGGCGGTTCTCCATTCTTACCGAGAAGCAGGGGTGACCATTGTTGATCACCATACAGCAGCACATCAATTCAAACAGTTTGAAAAGCAGGAAGAAAAGGCTGACCGCAAGCTGACTGGGGACTGGACATGGCTGATTCCGCCAGTATCACCAGCTGCTACCCACATCTTCCACAAGCATTACGACAATACCATTGTGAAGCCGAATTATTTTTATCAGGAAAAGCCCTACCATGGGACAGAAAAAGCCTAG
- a CDS encoding YflJ family protein translates to MHYGSKGWYVEELKKLGVTKHEGRKLQSLKTYFLANLLEQKKPSS, encoded by the coding sequence ATGCATTATGGTAGCAAAGGCTGGTATGTCGAAGAATTAAAGAAGCTTGGTGTGACCAAGCATGAAGGAAGAAAGCTTCAAAGCTTAAAAACATATTTCCTTGCAAATCTTCTTGAGCAAAAGAAACCTAGCTCATAA
- a CDS encoding MOSC domain-containing protein gives MGQKRYDIVGIQVGQPITTYANGKEIKTAINKKRIHEPVYLSKVNFEGDSQGDLVHHGGYDKAVCVFPYDHYAYFEQFLGVTLQEAAFGENLTVRKLVETKVRIGDVFQLGEALVEVSQPRQPCVKLSFKHANMKLVKEVQQTGYTGFYLRVLKEGIVPPDGSLVLVEKAPHHITVHEVNEVKYRQTSPERLKAVLAVDALADVVRKSLEKRIQHI, from the coding sequence GTGGGACAGAAGAGATACGATATAGTAGGAATCCAAGTAGGACAACCCATCACGACCTATGCGAACGGAAAAGAAATCAAAACAGCCATCAACAAAAAGCGTATTCATGAGCCTGTATATTTGAGTAAGGTCAATTTTGAGGGAGATAGCCAAGGTGATTTGGTTCATCATGGAGGATATGATAAAGCCGTCTGCGTCTTTCCATATGATCATTATGCTTACTTCGAGCAATTTTTAGGGGTTACATTACAGGAAGCTGCGTTTGGCGAAAATCTGACAGTGCGCAAGCTAGTCGAGACGAAGGTGCGTATTGGCGATGTCTTTCAACTTGGAGAAGCACTTGTTGAAGTGAGCCAGCCAAGACAGCCGTGTGTGAAACTATCTTTTAAGCACGCTAACATGAAGCTTGTCAAGGAAGTACAGCAAACGGGGTATACCGGTTTTTATTTACGGGTGCTGAAAGAAGGCATAGTGCCGCCTGATGGTTCTCTTGTATTAGTAGAAAAAGCGCCCCATCATATTACAGTCCATGAAGTGAACGAGGTCAAATATCGTCAAACAAGTCCAGAGAGGCTGAAAGCCGTTCTTGCAGTAGATGCCTTAGCAGATGTGGTGAGGAAGTCTTTAGAAAAACGAATTCAGCACATTTAA
- a CDS encoding phenolic acid decarboxylase, whose protein sequence is MDQFVGLHMIYTYENGWEYEIYIKNDHTIDYRIHSGMVGGRWVRDQEVNIVKLTKGVYKVSWTEPTGTDVSLNFMPEEKRMHGVIFFPKWVHERPDITVCYQNDYIDLMKESREKYDTYPKYVVPEFADITYIHHAGVNDETIIAEAPYEGLTDEIRAGRK, encoded by the coding sequence ATGGATCAATTCGTTGGACTTCATATGATTTATACGTATGAAAATGGCTGGGAATATGAGATTTACATTAAAAACGATCACACCATTGATTACCGCATTCATAGCGGAATGGTTGGAGGCCGCTGGGTCCGTGATCAAGAAGTGAATATTGTGAAGCTGACAAAAGGCGTTTACAAAGTTTCTTGGACAGAACCAACTGGGACAGACGTCTCTCTGAACTTTATGCCTGAAGAAAAACGCATGCATGGCGTCATCTTCTTCCCAAAATGGGTGCATGAACGTCCAGATATCACAGTTTGCTATCAAAATGACTATATCGATCTCATGAAAGAATCTCGTGAAAAATACGACACCTATCCAAAATATGTTGTTCCAGAATTTGCGGACATTACGTATATCCATCATGCAGGTGTAAATGACGAAACCATTATCGCTGAAGCACCATATGAAGGCTTGACTGATGAAATAAGAGCTGGACGAAAATAA
- a CDS encoding M14 family metallocarboxypeptidase: MSKRKGTILFTAVCLIAGSLSMVSPASAHADTPYFGKSYEQPASVKKLYPEPDETFDTPAFQKKGEAFTTQEELQEFLRDIVSKSPYATQKQIGTSIEGRSISALYFTKDRHISPLSKKPTIWLQAQIHGNEPASGESALVIAKRLAGEQGERILNHVNMIIVPRINPDGSYAFDRRLANGTDGNRDHMTLESPELTALHQEFNRYAPEVVIDAHEYDVGQKQFDDIGSAGALKYHDLLILSGKNLNIPESIRLTSNELYVSGVRETLTNQGFSNDLYYTSTRGKDGKIDLYEGGTDARIGRNALALSPALSFLVESRGIGIGREDFTRRVAAQVTTHEKIIETTVKHAKQVKQQMVTERLKLVKKGLQSNDDDQVVIQDDFKAPVDDSLEMVDIEKGQTINVPVRFHSASDAVPVMSRERPTAYLVLPGHEGVERKLKTLGLKSVTLPVGVKVPVQAYQVTKRDEKSKTDIQLETKLTQKKRQLPKGTKVYITAQPQTNLLSLALEPESKDSYMSSGFIASKVGDELPVYRFLLSKKTLGIK; encoded by the coding sequence ATGTCCAAACGAAAAGGCACGATTCTTTTTACTGCTGTATGCCTCATAGCAGGAAGTTTGTCGATGGTGAGCCCAGCTTCAGCTCATGCAGATACCCCTTATTTTGGAAAGAGTTATGAACAGCCGGCCTCAGTGAAGAAGCTATACCCTGAACCTGACGAGACGTTCGACACCCCTGCCTTTCAGAAAAAAGGAGAAGCCTTTACAACACAAGAAGAGCTTCAAGAATTCTTACGTGATATTGTCAGCAAAAGTCCTTACGCTACGCAGAAACAGATTGGAACATCCATTGAAGGACGGTCCATTTCAGCTCTCTACTTTACAAAGGATCGTCATATCTCTCCACTTTCAAAAAAGCCAACGATCTGGCTTCAAGCACAAATACACGGAAATGAACCAGCCTCCGGTGAATCTGCTCTCGTCATCGCAAAACGATTAGCAGGTGAACAAGGAGAGCGTATACTCAATCATGTGAATATGATCATTGTCCCGAGAATCAATCCTGATGGTTCTTATGCGTTTGACCGCAGGCTTGCAAACGGAACGGATGGAAACCGTGATCATATGACATTAGAATCTCCAGAGCTCACAGCCCTGCATCAAGAATTTAATCGGTATGCACCAGAAGTAGTCATTGATGCCCATGAATACGATGTAGGACAAAAGCAGTTTGATGATATCGGCTCAGCGGGTGCCCTCAAATATCACGATTTACTGATATTATCAGGCAAGAACTTGAATATTCCAGAAAGCATCCGGCTCACGTCAAATGAATTATACGTGAGCGGCGTCCGTGAAACGCTGACAAATCAAGGATTTTCGAATGATTTATATTATACAAGCACAAGAGGAAAGGATGGAAAGATCGATCTCTATGAAGGCGGAACGGATGCACGAATTGGCCGAAATGCCTTGGCGCTCTCGCCAGCGCTGTCCTTTCTTGTAGAAAGCAGAGGGATTGGAATTGGAAGAGAGGACTTTACCCGCCGCGTCGCAGCACAAGTCACCACACATGAAAAAATCATTGAAACAACGGTGAAGCATGCTAAGCAGGTGAAGCAGCAAATGGTGACGGAGCGACTGAAGCTGGTGAAAAAAGGACTTCAATCAAATGATGACGATCAAGTGGTTATTCAAGATGATTTCAAAGCGCCTGTGGATGATTCGCTTGAAATGGTGGATATTGAAAAAGGACAGACCATCAATGTCCCTGTACGCTTTCACAGTGCGAGCGATGCTGTTCCTGTCATGTCGAGAGAACGACCGACAGCTTATCTCGTTTTACCTGGGCATGAAGGGGTAGAACGGAAGCTGAAAACTTTAGGGTTAAAAAGTGTCACATTGCCTGTCGGCGTGAAAGTACCAGTACAAGCCTATCAAGTAACAAAACGAGACGAAAAGAGCAAAACAGATATTCAGCTTGAAACAAAACTCACCCAAAAGAAACGTCAGCTGCCAAAAGGGACAAAGGTATATATCACGGCGCAGCCGCAAACGAATTTATTGTCACTTGCCCTTGAGCCAGAATCAAAAGACAGCTATATGTCATCTGGGTTTATTGCTTCAAAAGTAGGCGATGAACTCCCAGTGTACCGGTTCTTGCTATCTAAAAAGACGTTAGGCATTAAATAA
- a CDS encoding acylphosphatase, with the protein MIHYHAIVTGRVQGVGFRYFVQGEAVNRGMKGWVRNTDEGHVELKVEGEQQKVLDFLKTVRKGSPFSKVTDMQMEPLTELAHYKDFRIR; encoded by the coding sequence TTGATTCATTATCATGCCATTGTCACAGGACGGGTGCAGGGAGTCGGTTTTCGCTATTTTGTACAAGGCGAAGCCGTCAATCGCGGGATGAAAGGCTGGGTACGCAACACAGATGAAGGTCATGTCGAGTTAAAGGTAGAGGGTGAGCAGCAAAAGGTGCTTGATTTCTTAAAGACCGTTCGAAAAGGAAGCCCTTTTTCAAAGGTCACAGATATGCAGATGGAGCCGCTCACTGAGTTAGCTCATTATAAGGATTTTCGAATAAGGTAA